A stretch of Vespula vulgaris chromosome 5, iyVesVulg1.1, whole genome shotgun sequence DNA encodes these proteins:
- the LOC127063778 gene encoding surfeit locus protein 1: MNLPFIRNFSNLAHKILINHCQYKEKSRLLLCNNIKVHLIRRSKSTNPTLYEIRQKAKKPISLYGYFLLVVPVSTFFLGTWQLQRRQWKLKLIEDLQTRINAAPIDLIENVDRLDSLEYCTVKAKGKFLHEKEFLIGPRSVIYHNVATDTGNLFARRNTNGWNVITPFKVENQDLTILVNRGWIPDKAKNLPRSKIEETIEINGIVRKEESRPPFNPSNKPKYGLWYYRDITSMAKMADTSPIFIDLWSKNDPPEGPLSCQTKITLRNEHFSYMVTWYTLSLCTATIWYKIFIKKLPLH; encoded by the exons ATGAATTTAccatttattagaaatttttcaaacttaGCACataagattttaattaatcattgtcaatataaagagaaaagcagaTTATtgttatgtaataatattaaagtacATTTAATAAGAAGATCAAAATCAACTAATCCAACTCTCTATGAAATCAGACAAAAAGCTAAAAAACCTATTAGTTTATATGGATATTTTTTGCTT GTTGTGCCagtttcaacattttttcttgGTACATGGCAATTACAAAGACGTCAATGGAAGTTAAAGTTAATAGAAGATTTACAAACTCGAATAAATGCTGCACCTATTGATTTAATAGAGAA cGTTGATCGACTGGATTCTTTGGAATATTGTACTGTAAAAGCAAAGGGTAAATTTTTACATGAAAAGGAATTTCTTATTGGACCTAGATCTGTAATTTATCATAATGTAGCAACTGATACAGGAAATCTATTTGCTAGAAGAAATACTAATGGATGGAATGTTATTACACCATTTAAGGTAGAAAATCAAGA CCTAACAATCTTAGTAAATCGTGGTTGGATACCTGACAAAGCAAAAAATTTACCACGTAGTAAAATTGAAGAAACTATTGAAATCAATGGTAttgtaagaaaagaagaatccaGACCACCTTTTAATCCTTCAAATAAACCTAAATATGGATTATGGTACTACAG AGACATAACAAGTATGGCCAAGATGGCTGATACTTCACCTATATTTATTGATCTATGGTCCAAAAATGATCCTCCTGAAGGTCCACTTAGTTGTCAAACGAAAATTACATTACGaaatgaacatttttcttatatggTTACTTGGTATACACTCTCTTTATGTACTGCAACCATCTggtacaaaatttttataaagaagcTACCACTACATTAG